A stretch of the Filimonas lacunae genome encodes the following:
- the upp gene encoding uracil phosphoribosyltransferase, whose translation MVINLSDQHSLVTNWVSELRNVEVQNDRMRFRRNLERIGEIAAYEISKELPWETVDVQTPMGIHSSKLLAQQPVLITILRAGLPLHQGMLNYLDKADNGFVSAYRKHNRDGSFEISLDYVSCPPLDSRIVIISDPMLATGASLVKTIAGLKAEGTPAAIHVVAAIACTTGIELVKAQAGEDIKIWCGDIDDELTAKGYIVPGLGDAGDLAFGTKMQS comes from the coding sequence ATGGTAATCAATTTAAGCGACCAACACAGCCTGGTAACCAACTGGGTAAGCGAATTAAGAAATGTAGAGGTACAAAATGACCGTATGCGTTTTCGCCGCAACCTGGAACGTATTGGCGAGATAGCCGCTTATGAAATCAGCAAAGAATTACCCTGGGAAACTGTAGACGTACAAACTCCTATGGGCATCCATAGCAGTAAATTACTGGCTCAGCAACCGGTGTTAATCACCATTCTGCGCGCCGGACTTCCGTTGCACCAGGGCATGCTCAATTACCTTGACAAGGCCGACAATGGCTTTGTAAGCGCCTACCGTAAACACAACCGGGATGGTTCATTTGAAATAAGCCTGGATTATGTAAGCTGTCCTCCACTGGACAGTCGCATTGTTATTATCAGCGATCCTATGCTGGCTACCGGCGCTTCACTGGTAAAAACCATTGCCGGCTTAAAAGCAGAAGGCACACCTGCTGCCATTCACGTAGTAGCAGCCATTGCCTGCACCACAGGTATTGAACTGGTAAAAGCACAGGCAGGAGAAGACATTAAAATCTGGTGCGGCGATATTGATGATGAATTAACTGCCAAAGGTTACATTGTACCGGGATTGGGCGACGCGGGCGACCTGGCTTTTGGTACCAAAATGCAATCATAA
- a CDS encoding PorP/SprF family type IX secretion system membrane protein, whose amino-acid sequence MRKYILLFIAIWGITENATSQDPHFSQFFASPLTLNPAFTGKFDGNIRIAGNYRNQWPTINRAYQTATASVDFPILRSSIPSTDTWGLGFMGFTDKSANGAVKFNYFTMSTAYHKGLDEEGYHQIGLGFQTTYSNMMINTGELKFEDQLTSSGFTGATSEAFGGSTLKNNYFDVNAGVLYTGSTTDRNNFYAGFSIYHINRPKQSFNPGPNELIYLLNPRVTFHAGGYTPIGERTTLHLSLLTSSQAKATETVAGGAIQFMTGDPDYNPVSVYTGAWMRLNDAIIPYLGLEFSSMRLGVSYDVNTSQLKTASSSRGGIEISLIYINKPAESKGLPCPKF is encoded by the coding sequence ATGAGAAAATACATACTGCTGTTTATAGCAATATGGGGCATAACAGAAAATGCAACCTCACAAGACCCGCATTTTTCGCAGTTTTTTGCCTCACCCTTAACCCTCAACCCCGCCTTTACGGGTAAGTTTGATGGCAATATCCGTATTGCCGGAAACTACCGCAATCAATGGCCCACAATTAACAGAGCCTATCAAACAGCTACCGCATCTGTTGATTTTCCCATATTACGCAGCAGCATTCCCAGCACTGACACCTGGGGCCTGGGTTTCATGGGCTTTACCGACAAAAGCGCCAACGGTGCAGTAAAGTTCAATTACTTTACTATGAGTACTGCCTACCATAAAGGTTTGGACGAAGAAGGCTACCACCAGATTGGATTAGGCTTTCAAACTACGTATAGTAACATGATGATTAATACCGGTGAACTGAAATTTGAAGATCAGCTTACCAGTTCGGGCTTTACCGGCGCCACTTCGGAAGCATTTGGCGGCAGCACTTTAAAGAACAACTACTTTGATGTAAATGCCGGTGTTTTATATACGGGCAGCACCACCGATAGAAATAATTTTTACGCAGGTTTTAGCATTTATCATATCAACAGGCCCAAACAAAGTTTTAACCCCGGGCCCAACGAATTAATTTATCTGTTAAATCCCCGGGTTACTTTTCATGCAGGCGGCTACACTCCTATAGGTGAAAGAACCACTTTACACCTGAGCTTATTAACCAGCTCACAGGCTAAAGCAACTGAAACAGTAGCAGGTGGCGCTATACAGTTTATGACGGGTGATCCCGATTATAACCCCGTAAGTGTATACACCGGAGCCTGGATGCGCTTAAACGATGCCATCATTCCTTACCTGGGACTTGAATTCAGCTCTATGCGTTTGGGAGTTAGTTATGATGTAAACACATCACAATTGAAAACAGCATCTTCCAGCCGTGGGGGTATAGAGATATCTCTTATTTATATTAACAAGCCTGCCGAATCAAAAGGCCTGCCTTGTCCTAAGTTCTAA
- a CDS encoding SAM-dependent methyltransferase: protein MALGTVYLIPTVLHDEEQALQVLPAYITDAVKSCDTFFVENEKTARRFLKKIWREMVIDNYTWFAIHKAEDAVKNAFTDQLQQGKNIGIISEAGCPGVADPGQILVAAAQKNGAVVKPLVGPSSILLALMASGMNGQGFRFHGYLPIDATARKKAIKDLEADSLKQNCTQLFIETPYRNNQLINDVLQSCRPETRFCIAADITASTENIRTRTIKEWKQQVPDEHKKPVIFLLHA from the coding sequence ATGGCGTTGGGAACTGTTTATTTAATACCTACTGTTTTACACGACGAAGAGCAGGCCCTGCAGGTGCTGCCCGCTTATATTACCGATGCTGTAAAAAGCTGTGATACCTTTTTTGTTGAAAATGAAAAAACAGCACGCCGCTTTTTAAAAAAGATATGGCGTGAAATGGTGATAGATAACTATACCTGGTTTGCCATTCACAAAGCCGAAGACGCCGTAAAAAATGCTTTTACCGATCAGTTACAGCAAGGTAAAAATATTGGTATTATCAGCGAAGCAGGTTGCCCTGGCGTAGCCGATCCGGGTCAGATACTGGTAGCTGCTGCCCAAAAAAACGGTGCGGTAGTAAAACCTCTGGTAGGCCCCAGCTCTATTCTACTGGCATTAATGGCCAGCGGTATGAATGGTCAGGGTTTCCGGTTTCATGGTTACCTGCCTATAGATGCCACCGCCCGCAAAAAAGCTATTAAAGACCTGGAAGCCGATTCGTTAAAACAAAACTGCACCCAGCTGTTTATAGAAACACCTTACCGTAATAACCAGCTGATTAACGATGTATTGCAAAGCTGCCGCCCCGAAACACGGTTTTGCATTGCCGCCGATATTACGGCATCTACCGAAAACATACGTACCCGCACTATTAAAGAATGGAAACAACAGGTGCCCGACGAACACAAAAAGCCTGTTATCTTTCTATTACATGCCTGA
- a CDS encoding EI24 domain-containing protein, with translation MLKEIIIAIQSYRQAHFFIQKHKLWKWIIIPGVVYAVLFCLCLYFFGRTSSEFIEWLSLKTGLPNWIAKKESGLLGFLFTLSGLFFLLMQMALYISLFKYLILIIGSPVFAYLSEKTDAISEGQELRFQFSEVKSDITRGIKVALRNAGWQILYSCFLLLLSIIPIVGWATPVMAITNECFYYGFSMIDYSFARKHKGTASSNYFITHNRGLAVGNGVIFFLMHLVPVLGWVLAPAYAIIAATFSMRRVREKPGILDNKK, from the coding sequence GTGCTAAAAGAGATAATAATAGCCATCCAATCATACCGACAGGCGCATTTTTTTATTCAAAAACACAAACTATGGAAATGGATTATCATTCCAGGTGTGGTATATGCCGTTCTGTTTTGCTTGTGCCTGTATTTCTTTGGTAGAACTTCCAGTGAATTTATCGAATGGTTAAGCCTTAAAACTGGCTTGCCCAACTGGATAGCTAAAAAAGAAAGTGGTTTACTGGGGTTTTTATTTACACTATCCGGTCTGTTTTTTCTGCTCATGCAAATGGCGCTGTACATTTCGCTGTTTAAATACCTGATCTTAATTATCGGCTCTCCTGTTTTTGCCTACCTGAGCGAAAAAACCGATGCCATATCGGAAGGACAGGAATTACGCTTTCAGTTTTCTGAAGTAAAAAGTGATATTACCCGTGGTATAAAAGTGGCGTTGCGCAATGCAGGCTGGCAAATTTTATATAGTTGTTTTTTATTGTTATTGTCTATTATACCTATAGTGGGCTGGGCAACGCCTGTAATGGCTATTACCAATGAATGTTTTTACTATGGGTTTTCTATGATAGATTATAGCTTTGCCCGCAAGCACAAAGGCACTGCTTCCAGTAATTATTTTATTACCCATAACAGGGGGCTGGCAGTAGGCAACGGAGTTATCTTTTTTTTAATGCACCTGGTACCTGTGCTGGGATGGGTGCTGGCTCCTGCCTATGCTATTATAGCCGCTACCTTTAGCATGCGTAGAGTGAGAGAGAAACCGGGAATTTTGGATAACAAAAAGTAA
- a CDS encoding DNA-3-methyladenine glycosylase: MPRKSNHINQSEEVFGYGQKLDQSFYLRKNVVTIARELLGKMLITVFDGVITAGRIVETEAYEGVIDKASHAYGGRRTNRTEVMYAAGGTAYVFLCYGMHQMFNVVTNVKDTPHAILIRAVEPVTGIETMLQRTGKPKADFTLTRGPGNVAKALGISVKHTGENLLGNVIWIADDGTVYSDEQVVATARIGVDYAGEHALWPYRFIVKGNKYVSGKKK; encoded by the coding sequence TTGCCACGTAAATCAAACCATATTAATCAATCAGAGGAAGTTTTTGGCTATGGGCAAAAACTGGACCAGTCGTTTTATTTACGCAAGAATGTTGTAACAATTGCCCGGGAACTGCTGGGTAAAATGCTGATAACTGTTTTTGATGGGGTGATCACTGCCGGCCGTATAGTGGAAACAGAAGCGTATGAAGGAGTAATAGACAAAGCAAGCCATGCGTATGGTGGCCGCAGAACCAACCGTACAGAAGTGATGTATGCAGCAGGCGGCACTGCTTATGTGTTTTTGTGCTATGGAATGCATCAGATGTTTAATGTGGTAACCAATGTAAAGGATACACCTCATGCTATTTTAATAAGGGCGGTAGAACCTGTAACAGGCATAGAAACAATGCTACAGCGAACAGGCAAGCCAAAGGCCGATTTTACGCTTACCCGTGGACCGGGAAATGTGGCAAAAGCGTTAGGCATTTCGGTAAAGCATACCGGCGAAAACCTGCTGGGCAATGTCATCTGGATTGCGGATGATGGCACTGTTTATTCCGATGAACAGGTGGTAGCTACTGCCCGTATAGGGGTAGACTATGCCGGTGAACATGCTTTGTGGCCTTACCGTTTTATAGTAAAAGGCAATAAGTATGTAAGTGGAAAAAAGAAATAA
- a CDS encoding RNA-binding S4 domain-containing protein, whose amino-acid sequence MNTAAPKEKLRIDKYLWAIRLFKTRSQAADACDKGKVKLQGSSVKASRTVNLGDEYDVKTEARKWVIKVTGLLDRRVQYSEAILHYTDLTPPEELDKVKSDASSFHTGKRLSKIGRPTKKDRRELDGFMGDDEEEAPVEE is encoded by the coding sequence ATGAATACAGCAGCTCCGAAAGAGAAATTACGAATTGATAAATACCTCTGGGCTATCCGGTTATTTAAAACACGCAGCCAGGCAGCTGATGCGTGCGATAAAGGCAAGGTGAAACTGCAGGGCAGCTCTGTGAAAGCCTCCCGAACAGTGAACCTGGGAGATGAATATGACGTGAAAACAGAAGCCCGCAAATGGGTGATTAAAGTCACCGGCCTGCTGGACCGCCGTGTACAATATTCAGAAGCCATACTCCATTATACCGACCTTACCCCACCTGAAGAACTGGATAAGGTAAAATCGGATGCATCCAGTTTCCATACCGGTAAGCGCCTAAGCAAAATAGGACGGCCTACCAAAAAAGACCGGCGCGAGCTGGACGGTTTTATGGGCGACGACGAAGAAGAAGCGCCTGTAGAAGAATAA
- a CDS encoding anhydro-N-acetylmuramic acid kinase, protein MIYRVIGLMSGSSLDGLDIVLAELDESRGKWSYIIKASHNYAYDTEFAQRLGTAASLPAYEYLLLHSEFGKFCGEKVNEFIDTYQLHHQVQLIASHGHTVFHAPQLGTTSQLGDGATIAATTGINVVSDLRALDVALGGQGAPIVPMGEKLLLSGYNWFLNIGGIANISLNNASDYKAFDVCAANRVLNLLAQQAGKSFDEGGQLAATGTVHTGLLTQLNALPYYQQPAPKSLANQFGTDEVYPLIASFQLPVADALATYIQHIAQQVAYAVNAVKAQVAQDGGTMLVTGGGALNTFLVKQLTNALQPLGITVEVPEEQLVQYKEALIMALLGILRWREENTVLNSVTGARRSSIGGAVWIGQEF, encoded by the coding sequence ATGATATACAGGGTAATAGGTTTAATGAGCGGGTCTTCGCTGGATGGTTTGGATATAGTATTAGCCGAACTGGATGAAAGTCGTGGTAAATGGTCTTATATTATAAAAGCATCACATAATTATGCTTATGATACTGAATTTGCGCAACGGCTTGGTACTGCAGCTTCGCTGCCGGCTTATGAATACCTGCTGTTGCACAGTGAATTTGGTAAATTCTGTGGAGAAAAAGTAAATGAATTTATAGATACTTACCAGCTGCACCACCAGGTGCAGTTGATTGCTTCTCATGGACATACGGTGTTTCATGCACCACAGTTGGGCACGACTTCGCAGCTGGGTGACGGAGCTACTATTGCGGCAACAACCGGTATTAACGTAGTGAGTGATTTGCGTGCGCTGGATGTGGCACTTGGCGGACAAGGCGCACCTATTGTGCCTATGGGCGAAAAACTGTTATTATCAGGATACAACTGGTTTTTAAATATCGGTGGCATTGCCAATATCTCTTTAAACAATGCATCGGATTATAAAGCATTTGATGTGTGCGCTGCTAACCGGGTGTTAAACCTATTAGCGCAACAGGCGGGTAAAAGCTTTGACGAAGGTGGTCAGCTGGCGGCAACCGGTACAGTACACACCGGGCTGCTTACACAGCTAAACGCATTACCTTATTATCAGCAACCAGCGCCTAAATCGTTGGCCAACCAGTTTGGTACAGATGAAGTATACCCTTTAATAGCTTCTTTCCAGCTTCCGGTAGCAGATGCACTGGCTACCTATATCCAGCATATTGCCCAACAGGTGGCTTATGCCGTAAATGCGGTAAAAGCACAGGTGGCACAGGATGGAGGAACCATGCTGGTAACCGGCGGTGGTGCTTTAAACACCTTCCTGGTGAAACAGTTAACCAATGCTTTACAGCCTTTGGGAATTACTGTTGAAGTACCGGAAGAGCAGCTGGTACAATATAAAGAAGCATTAATTATGGCCCTGCTGGGTATACTGCGTTGGAGGGAGGAGAACACGGTGTTAAACAGTGTTACCGGAGCCCGCCGCAGCAGTATAGGTGGTGCAGTGTGGATTGGCCAGGAGTTTTAA
- the ade gene encoding adenine deaminase has protein sequence MPDFTITGQLADVWKKEIYPAEIKVENGKIAAILPLPATTSTLSLPFIMPGFTDSHVHIESSMLVPSEFARLAVVHGTVATVSDPHEIANVCGMEGVLFMIANGKQTPFKFNFGAPSCVPATTFETAGATLHTQDVADLLAMPEIKYLSEMMNFPGVLHKDTEVMDKIAAAHAAGKPVDGHAPGLRGEQARQYIAAGISTDHECFTAEEALDKLQYGMKILIREGSAAKNFNALVDLLHEHSDNMMFCSDDKHPDSLVEGHINQLCARAVAKGVSLFKVLQTACVNPVLHYKLDVGLLRVGDPADFIVVQNVTSFAVDQTYINGELVADKGVSKLSSHTVKPINQFNCTAINSAGLQAPFVNQETIPVIEALDGQLITNKGLYAPLAKDGYVISDTSRDILKIVVVNRYHKAPAAIAWVKNFGLQHGAIASSVAHDSHNIIAVGTDDDSLANAINLVIEQQGGISCTGIHGQELVIGLPVAGLMSQEDGYAVAEKYTAIDKLAKASGATLASPFMTLSFMALLVIPHLKLSDLGLFDGDSFSFVH, from the coding sequence ATGCCTGATTTTACTATTACGGGGCAATTAGCAGATGTTTGGAAAAAAGAGATTTATCCCGCAGAAATAAAAGTAGAGAACGGCAAAATAGCAGCTATTTTACCACTACCAGCTACCACCTCTACCCTTTCACTTCCCTTTATAATGCCTGGGTTCACAGATAGTCATGTACACATTGAAAGCAGCATGCTGGTGCCTTCAGAGTTTGCACGCCTGGCAGTAGTGCATGGCACAGTAGCCACCGTAAGCGACCCACACGAAATAGCCAACGTGTGTGGCATGGAAGGCGTGCTTTTTATGATTGCAAACGGTAAGCAAACGCCTTTCAAGTTCAACTTTGGCGCCCCCAGTTGTGTACCTGCCACCACTTTTGAAACAGCAGGCGCCACCTTACATACACAGGATGTGGCCGATTTACTGGCCATGCCTGAGATTAAATACCTGAGCGAAATGATGAACTTCCCGGGAGTATTGCACAAAGACACGGAAGTAATGGATAAGATAGCAGCTGCACATGCAGCCGGCAAACCGGTAGATGGTCATGCCCCCGGTTTACGTGGCGAGCAGGCCAGGCAATATATTGCTGCCGGTATTTCTACCGATCACGAATGCTTTACAGCCGAAGAAGCACTGGATAAGCTACAATACGGTATGAAAATATTGATCAGGGAAGGCAGTGCTGCCAAAAACTTCAATGCCCTGGTAGATTTGTTGCATGAGCATTCTGACAATATGATGTTTTGCAGCGACGACAAACATCCCGACAGCCTGGTAGAAGGGCATATCAACCAACTATGCGCACGCGCAGTGGCCAAAGGAGTATCACTGTTTAAAGTATTGCAAACCGCCTGTGTAAACCCGGTACTACACTATAAGCTGGACGTAGGTTTGCTACGTGTGGGAGATCCTGCTGATTTTATTGTGGTGCAAAACGTTACTTCCTTTGCAGTAGATCAAACCTATATTAATGGCGAACTGGTAGCAGACAAAGGCGTAAGCAAATTATCCAGTCACACAGTCAAACCCATTAACCAGTTTAATTGCACCGCTATTAACAGTGCAGGCCTGCAAGCGCCTTTTGTAAACCAGGAAACCATACCGGTGATTGAAGCGCTGGATGGACAGCTTATTACCAATAAAGGCTTGTATGCCCCCCTGGCAAAAGATGGCTACGTAATAAGTGACACCAGCCGTGATATTCTGAAAATAGTAGTAGTAAACCGTTATCACAAAGCCCCGGCTGCTATTGCCTGGGTAAAGAATTTTGGCTTACAACATGGTGCTATAGCATCCAGCGTAGCACACGACAGTCATAATATTATTGCTGTAGGCACAGATGACGATAGCCTGGCTAACGCCATTAACCTGGTGATTGAACAACAGGGCGGCATTAGCTGCACTGGTATTCATGGACAGGAGCTGGTAATAGGATTGCCGGTTGCCGGCCTTATGAGCCAGGAAGATGGTTATGCGGTAGCAGAAAAATATACCGCTATAGATAAACTGGCCAAAGCCTCAGGTGCCACATTGGCTTCTCCGTTTATGACGTTAAGCTTCATGGCATTGCTGGTAATACCGCATTTAAAACTGAGCGACCTTGGCCTGTTTGATGGAGATAGTTTCTCTTTTGTTCATTAA
- a CDS encoding dipeptidase has protein sequence MQAWKDYQQQHKDRFLNELLDLLRIPSVSARSEHKNDMISCAEAVKQRLLEAGADKVDIYPTPGHPVVYGEKFLDASKPTVLVYGHYDVQPADPLELWNSGPFEPVIKDGKIYARGACDDKGQFYMHIKAFETMTQTNSLPVNIKFLIEGEEEIGSRNLQDFVEAHKELLKADVILISDTAMLSLENPSIDVGVRGLTYIEVEVTGPNRDLHSGVYGGAVANPITILAKMIASMHDENNHITIPGFYDDVLEVPAAERAELAKAPYDEAEYKQDLGVNALWGEKGFTTNERTGIRPTLEVNGIWGGYTGEGAKTVLPSKAFAKISCRLVPNQMSEKMTKVVIDHLLSIAPEYVQVKATPHHGGDPYMTPVNSDEYRAASKAIETTFGKTPIPVRGGGSIPITALFESILQCKTVFLGFGLDSDNLHSPNEKYDVANFYKGIETIPYFHQYYAEMKK, from the coding sequence ATGCAAGCGTGGAAAGATTACCAGCAACAACATAAAGACAGGTTTTTAAATGAACTGCTTGACTTGTTGCGTATACCCAGCGTAAGTGCCAGAAGTGAGCATAAAAACGATATGATCAGCTGCGCAGAAGCCGTAAAGCAACGTTTGCTGGAAGCTGGCGCTGACAAAGTAGACATTTACCCTACTCCCGGCCACCCGGTAGTATACGGTGAGAAATTTTTAGATGCCTCTAAACCCACCGTACTGGTATACGGCCACTACGATGTACAGCCGGCCGATCCATTGGAACTGTGGAACAGCGGACCATTTGAACCCGTTATTAAAGACGGTAAGATCTATGCCCGTGGTGCGTGCGACGACAAAGGCCAGTTTTACATGCACATTAAGGCTTTTGAAACCATGACGCAAACTAACAGCCTGCCTGTAAACATCAAGTTTTTAATTGAAGGGGAGGAAGAAATTGGTTCGCGCAACCTGCAGGACTTTGTAGAAGCACACAAAGAGCTGCTGAAAGCCGATGTAATATTAATCAGCGACACCGCTATGTTAAGCCTGGAAAACCCAAGCATTGATGTAGGTGTACGTGGTCTTACTTATATTGAAGTAGAGGTAACCGGCCCTAACCGCGATTTACACAGTGGTGTATATGGTGGTGCAGTAGCCAACCCTATCACTATTCTGGCTAAAATGATAGCCAGCATGCACGACGAAAACAACCATATTACCATACCTGGCTTTTATGATGATGTGCTGGAAGTGCCTGCTGCTGAAAGAGCAGAACTGGCTAAAGCCCCTTATGATGAAGCAGAATACAAACAAGACCTGGGTGTAAATGCTTTATGGGGTGAGAAAGGCTTTACCACCAACGAACGTACCGGCATACGTCCTACCCTGGAAGTAAACGGCATTTGGGGTGGCTATACAGGGGAAGGCGCTAAAACTGTATTGCCTTCTAAAGCTTTTGCCAAAATAAGCTGTCGTCTGGTGCCTAATCAAATGAGCGAAAAAATGACTAAAGTGGTAATTGACCACCTGCTTAGCATTGCTCCTGAGTATGTGCAGGTAAAAGCAACTCCACACCACGGTGGCGATCCTTATATGACTCCTGTTAATTCGGATGAGTACAGGGCAGCTTCCAAAGCCATTGAAACCACTTTTGGCAAAACGCCTATCCCGGTAAGAGGTGGTGGAAGCATTCCTATCACAGCCTTATTCGAAAGCATTTTGCAGTGTAAAACCGTTTTCCTGGGCTTTGGATTAGACAGCGATAACCTGCACAGCCCTAACGAAAAATACGATGTAGCTAATTTTTATAAAGGCATAGAAACCATTCCTTATTTCCACCAGTATTATGCGGAAATGAAGAAGTAA
- a CDS encoding porin family protein, whose product MKKVVFTAALLMIICVSFAQRFTYGLKAGVNITGAISYNKAANATLAAMGYPVKDMIFSSRLCAAFHGGAFVNLALGKKWYLQPEVLYSSQQYKLRSHYSYYDLSGVASLDFDLTCINVPIMMQYRIKPRLYLEAGPQIGFLTKINVKGTSTHFGGQTRDMLSQSNTVECSLALGLGYQLQKIPLGFYTRATLGLTNVLTTKEASYRNYIGQAGIFYQFGK is encoded by the coding sequence ATGAAAAAAGTAGTGTTCACAGCAGCATTGCTGATGATCATATGTGTTTCTTTTGCCCAACGCTTTACCTACGGGCTAAAAGCCGGCGTGAATATCACCGGCGCTATCAGCTATAACAAAGCGGCAAATGCCACACTGGCGGCCATGGGCTATCCCGTTAAAGACATGATATTCAGCAGCAGGCTTTGCGCTGCCTTTCATGGCGGAGCCTTTGTAAACCTGGCCCTGGGCAAAAAGTGGTATCTGCAACCCGAAGTGCTATACTCATCACAACAGTATAAATTACGCTCGCACTATAGTTATTATGATTTATCAGGCGTAGCTAGTCTTGACTTTGATCTTACCTGTATTAACGTTCCGATAATGATGCAGTACCGGATAAAACCTCGCCTGTACCTGGAAGCCGGCCCGCAAATAGGGTTTCTTACCAAAATAAACGTAAAGGGTACCAGCACGCATTTTGGCGGACAAACCCGTGATATGCTATCACAGTCCAACACGGTAGAATGCTCACTGGCATTGGGCCTGGGTTACCAGCTACAGAAAATACCCTTAGGCTTTTACACACGTGCTACATTAGGATTAACCAATGTACTCACTACCAAAGAAGCTTCGTACCGTAACTATATAGGCCAGGCAGGCATTTTCTATCAATTTGGAAAGTAA
- the trmD gene encoding tRNA (guanosine(37)-N1)-methyltransferase TrmD — MKIDIITVLPELLESPLSHSIMKRAQEKGLLEVKVHLLRKWAVNQYGQVDDYQYGGGAGMVMMCEPLANAIEELQQEGAYDAIIYMTPDGKTFNQRTANMLSLKERLLIICGHYKGIDQRIRDKYVTMEISIGDFVLSGGELAAAVVIDAIGRLLPGVLNDETSALTDSFQDNLLAPPVYTRPADFMGMKIPEILLSGDPKKIEDWRYDQSVERTRQRRPDLFDEQ, encoded by the coding sequence ATGAAAATAGATATCATCACCGTATTGCCCGAGTTACTGGAAAGCCCGCTTTCGCATAGCATTATGAAGCGTGCGCAGGAAAAAGGACTACTGGAAGTGAAGGTGCATTTGCTGAGGAAATGGGCTGTAAACCAATACGGACAGGTAGATGATTATCAATATGGTGGCGGGGCAGGAATGGTAATGATGTGTGAGCCCTTAGCCAATGCCATTGAAGAATTGCAACAGGAAGGCGCTTACGATGCCATTATCTATATGACGCCTGATGGCAAAACGTTTAACCAGCGTACTGCCAACATGCTTTCGTTAAAAGAAAGACTGCTGATTATTTGCGGACACTATAAAGGCATAGATCAACGCATTCGTGATAAGTATGTAACCATGGAAATATCCATTGGTGATTTTGTATTAAGTGGTGGCGAATTAGCAGCCGCTGTGGTTATTGACGCTATTGGCCGTTTGCTGCCTGGCGTATTAAATGACGAAACTTCTGCCTTAACCGACTCTTTCCAGGATAATCTGCTGGCACCGCCGGTATATACCCGCCCTGCCGATTTTATGGGCATGAAAATTCCGGAAATACTCCTGTCCGGTGATCCTAAAAAGATTGAAGACTGGCGTTATGATCAATCAGTGGAAAGAACCCGCCAAAGACGTCCTGATTTGTTTGACGAACAATGA